CACATTGTTAGCATTGGCAATCGGTAGTATACAAACGCACTCACCATCACCAGACCCTGCAGGCTTGAAGTTGGTGAACCGAGGATCATTTGCAGGGGCCGGGCCAAGTGATTTGAGCAGAGCGCCAATGCCGAGCGGCAGGCCGAGCATCGAGCCGCCCTGGGGATGCGCAGCAACGGTGGCTACCAAAACACCAGCTGCAATGGTAAGACGCATACTGAATACGAAGTGTAGATATCGCGAGGTCACGGAGAAAGAGTAGGCGTAGAAGGCCAAATTGGGGGCAGAGCAGCCTTTTGACCCAATAACGGCCATGACAATCCGATGACTACATCTTGTAATTTCGATGCTGCTAAGATCGCACAGTTACCTCGGAGTTTTTTGTTCTTCTTTCAGTAGGGCTGCTACGGACAGGAACAGGAGTGATGGGCGATAATCGACGTAGATGGCGTGTGGTTAGCTCCGGGTAGACTCAGATCCGGCCCAAAGTGGACAAGCCGATCTACTGGTAATAGCAGAGCGTGGGAAGGCGGGGTCGAAGCAGAAGGGTAAGAAAGATAGTGATTGGTACTCAATGTAAACTCGCCTTTCCATTCCACCAGTACATGCCTGTCTCTCTAAATTCCCGTTTTCGTCTGGGCAGTGCGAAACTGCAGATTGGCCTCGCTCTAGAGATCGTCTGATTCGCCATTCGAAGACACATGCGGGAGGAGCTTGGCTGTGAGGTTCTCCAATGTATATACCTTGACATCTGCGCTTCAATCTACTAGGCATAAAGCCAGGTCACGCCAAACTCTGTTGGTATATTGTCGCGATTGCGCAAGAGGTATTCCAGGTCATCAGCTTCTATCTCTGCATACAGCCCAATGAAAACTTCCCTTAAACTGCAAGGACCGGGCGTTTTGTCGTATGCCATTTACACTGCTCCGGGCCATGGGTATTCATTACCGCCACCGCAATCCTCGACGATCAACTGCAAGGTAGCTTTGCAGAACTCTGTTTCTTCCAAGTGCAGGCCAACGGTGTATGCATCGACGAGATCCTCCATCCAGTCGCCATCGTGGTCCACAGTCTCTGCCAGGAACCTGCCGCGATACAGCCGCTCAATGTAGATGTCCAAGCCGCGTCCGCTCACAGTTGGCAAATATCTGGTGAAGCTCGATGATCTTGTAGTCCAGTTGTGTCGACAAAGTGGGCATTTTGCGGTACCAGGCGCCGCCTGCTGAGTTCACTCTTGCAGACAGGAGGAATGGAAGTTTCCGCCGCACAAAGTACTACAGTAGATCAAGTCTTCGGTGTGTGGCAGAAGCTCCCCGTGGCAGATAGGACAGTCGCCTTCAACGACCTGTCGTTTTGGCTGGAGGAGCTTGCGAAAGAAAGGAGAGCTCTTGCAGATTACGTCTTCGTGTAGTGTGAAACCCTTCTTTTGCGGGCCAACTCTAACATGCACCGTTCTCCAACCAAGACTGTTTGAGTGTAAGTAACAGTCTCCGAGTCCTTGATTTGGCTGACACACTGAACTCCATGCTTCTTGCGAACGCTGACGCTCGGCAACTTTGGCATATCGGGGAGGAAGAAGCTCAACTCTTGTGTTTGTAGCACAATGAGCGTACTTCTACGATATTGCCTGCTCAAAATCAGCAACCGCTACCATGTTACGAGGTAAAGAACAACCTTCGGCGTGCGACGGGGCAACCAACGGTAGTTGTACGAGATACAACGAAGATGATATTTCATAAGGACTCACCTTGTTCACACACAGCCTCCCTCACCTCTTGTTAGCAGCAAGAAGAGGCGAAGCGAGAGAGCGAAGCATATCGGCTTGAGGCAACACCTAACTGAGTGCGTGTGCAAAtgagagagggagaggaaaGGAGAGAAaaaaaagagagagagagagagaaaaaaaagagagagagagaaaaaaagagagagagagagagagaaaaaggagagagagagagagagaaaaagagagagagagagagagaaaaaagagagagagagagagagaaaaaagagagagagagagagagagaaaaaagagagaagacaGCAGCAAGCCAACAAACCCAACACAAGCACGACACACACCAACACCAATCTCCGCCCACCGCACCTCAAAAGCCCGCCGCAGCCTCAATGCCACTTACTGAGACAGTGCGCACACCCAGAACAGTGCTTACAGCGATACCTGATGCCTATATACTATTCTCACCCTTCAAGGTACTTGGGAAGAGTTGTAAGCAGAATTATCAAACAACACTGACCCCCGATTTTGTTTAGTCTGAGGCCTCTTTTGTTAGGCTCTCAGCCTCAGACTGTCAGCCTCATGCATGTGGATGCGTCTACCTCTGACCTGTGATAGCAATAAGTAGTGTTCTGGCCACAGGCTCACTATCTgagtgagcattgttacctttttgaggcatgcttggcatggtgggcagagccgtgtCTTGACAGCTTTGGGTCAACCAACTGCCTAGATGGGCTTAACCGCTACTAGATTGGATAAGCGGCACATCAGGAAGTGTGTTGTTTTGTTCGTTGACAATTCTGGTAGTGAGCGACCAAGACATGCAAGGCACGAGGGTCAAGGATGTCGGGCCGGGCAATTGAGAGAAGATCATCAGCAACGCAACGCTCGAGGGACATGAGCGATTGCCGGATAAATGTTAGAATGTGTAAGGGGGTAAGTATATACATATAAGGAAAAACAGACTCTATAAACACCATATTAGAACAAGCTAAGCTAAAGAAGATAGATAGTGTATGCAATAACAGGTGTTAGCAGATACTTAGGCAGCGTAAATAAAAGCATGCTTTAGCTGCTTAaacactataatagtaagacactactaaatctaggttattagtagTGTAACGCTTAAGGGCTATAAGTAATTGCTAGATAATTGTTAGAATGTGTAAGGGGGGAAGTACGTGTGTGTATAAGAAGAAACAGACTAAACAGTTGCTATGTTATAATAAGCTAAGCTAAAGAAGATGGATAGTGTATGCAATAACAGGTATTAGCAGATGCCTAAACAGCCTAAACAAGAGTAGGTTTTAGCTGCTTTGACACTTCAATACTAAGACGCTGCTATATCTAGTGCGCACACCGGCCTATGCAGGTCGTCTGAAAGGATGCGCCTCGGTGTTCAACACCCACTCATCCAAGCTGACCAGCGACTCATCCGCAAACAGCAGGTAAAAGTACTTGAGCGTCTCCGCGAGCCAGAAGCTCTCCATGCTATCGTTTAGCTCCGGGGTCGTCTTGGTCACATCGTCGATGGCGCTGTTGCCGAATTCTGTCGTCGTGGCTTTGATGACGGCTTCGAACATGCGCCAGCCCGCTTCTCGCCAGTGCGCCTCGCCAGTGATACGGTACATGTACCATACGCTTTCGATGGCTTCAGGTCTGTCACGTCATGTCAGTATGTTGGCCGTTCTCAGTTGATTCAGGGAAATGACAATGCATACCGTAGGATATAGTTCTTGCTCCCAATCCTAACCACACCTTCGGGCAGGCGTTCTTCCTCGATGCGGTTCTTGACGTACTCCTTGTGCGTGAACGGCACGACAGGCGAGTACAAGTATGGGAAAGCAGGCATCGTGCGACTCGGCTCTGCGAGTTCGGGAATGGCGGGAGAAGGTTGCACACGTGTGGGTGGGCCTTCGCCCTCCTCAGACTCACCGCCCATGACTGACTCGTGGTTCTGATTCAGAGGTACGGCGGGAGATCTGACGGCAGCTGGAGGCGAGGGATTCGCAGGTCTAGCTGGCACGCCTGGTGTGTCTTCGATGTTAACATGTGTAGCGTCGTCCAAAAGATCTATCATTTGGCGCTTGTCGAGGGTGTCTGCGTAGACGTAGGAAGGTATTGGAGTTGGCAGTGCCGCGACGATAGGATTCTCGATTGGGGCAGGTGCAGCAGTATACAATGCCATCTGTTCCTCGTACCACGACGAAGCGGAAACAAGCTGAATCTGATACTGCTGCAGCTGCTCCTGATAGTTTTCCAGACGCCAGTCCGAGCGGGGGTCGAGCAGTTCGTGATACAATGTCTCATTCCAGGGACACTCTTTCCTACTATCGCACAGTACGGCGTCGTAAGCTTCAGGCATGATGCCTGTTACCGTCATGTCGTAGCCGTATATACAGCCATCTGTAAGCTTCTTCGCAATCTCGAGGTCTTCCGGACGGTCGAAGAGTTTGGCGCCCATGCCAAACATACCGCCGGCGAAACATGTCAGATGCGCGTTCTCGGGTTGGAGGTCGCCTACGAGCGGTTCGTCTTTGGAGGAATGCACGTTGAACTTGCCGGAATAAAGGACGTCGTTACCTTGGGGAAGCATAGGGCGGAAGATCAGATGCTCTTTGACAACATCCATGGACCATTCGTACATTGTGCGATACTTTTCGATCTGGCCACCGAGAAGCAGCCACTGCTTGGGAAGATACTCGTATGTGGAGTCAGACATACCGCCAAGCGTGTACTCCTCGCTGCCGTAGTCTAACGTTGAAGCGAAACCTTGCGGACTGCACGTGGGGGCTGCAGGTACGGCTGGGCCAGTTGACGAAGCCGCATCAAACTGAATCCTATCCGTGTTGCCTTTTTGGAGCGCAAGCAAGTCAGCTTCCAAGTCACTCGCCTTCTTCGGTGGGGTCCTCGAATCCAGATCCAGCTGTCGCCGCCCCAAAGCAGACAGTGCGGACATCTTAGCACCCGACCCAAGTGCTGCAAGCATTGGATCCTCCAAGCCCTCTTTTGGTGGTACCCATGTTGGGTTTACCCCGTTTGGTGTGAGCACGATGGGATCTGGCAGGTCGAGCGGGATCATCTTCTTGCCGTCTGGCGAAAGGTGCTCGGTCGGTGTAGGCGTGGGCACAGGCGTCGGTGACTCGACCTCTGCTGTGGGAACGTCTTCCAGGGGAACGTTCAAAGGTACCTGCGCCGGCACATCAATAGCCACCATCTTGCAGCCTGAGGCGTCAAGGTAGATCGGCCACATGCCCGGCAATCTAGTGTTGTTTTGAAACTCCTCGAGATGATCGGTAATGCGCGCAACTGCGTCATAGTACTTGTTGTCCCCAGTGAGCTGCGCCAGCCTGGTGAACTCCATGGACAGCGATCCGATTTCAGCCAGGACCACGCGACTGCTCGCGCGGTGAGCATTGGCTGCAAACTGCGATCTCCAATAGTAATACGTCTCGGGCATGCGGTTCGGCGTGTCAAACGCGCTGTACAGAAGCTCGGCAAGCTCCACGGCCTTGTCGAGGAGAATTTCGTACTGCTTCCCACTGACGTCGTACGCTGCCAGCAGCCCGCCGAGATAGCGGATTGTCGTCTCGAACAGCGGAATGTCGGCGCGCGAGGTCGTCGTGAAGTCGATTGTGGCAACGGCCTTGACTGCATCTGCAAACTCCTCTTTCAGCCCCATGATCCATAGTGTGTCCAGCGCATCCACCAGTGTCGCACGCCAGCCGGCGAACGGGTCTTTGAATTCACCAGAGACGGGCTTGAGCTCATCATGCTCCCAGGCAAGCTCTCTGTAGCCCTTCCAGGACTTCTTGAACACGTTCCTGATTGCGTCGAGTTTTGCGCTTCTCTCTGCTCGCGCCGCAGGCGATTCGGGCTTGAAGTCGAATTGTATCCTCTTGATCGGTTTCGACGTGCCAGCTGGGAGCTTGATCATTGACTGCGAGGGGACGGGGAAGTTCTCAGGCAGTTTCGACCAATGCACCGGTTCGACGCTCATCGATTCTGGCTGGATGGCGTTGGCCGGCTGGCCGTGTGGCTGTCCCGGTGCAGGGACAGGGACCGTTGGAAGGTGCTGCTGCGGCAGCTTTGGTATCGCGACGGGACTCGACGCGGGCGCTGCCGACGACGACTTCCTGCCAGCAGGAGGGTTCAGGGGCGCGGcgggcggtggcggtggcgttggcagtggcggtggcggcggcggtgtttGCAAGGGCGTCTTCTTCGTCGCGGCGGGCACGTCGACCTCGAACTTGCGCGTCTCCTGCGCGACAAGGTTGGGCTTGTGCATGAACTGCACGGCGTCTTCAGCTGCATCCTCTAGCCGGCCAGCCGCACTCGACGCAGCTTCCCGCCACGTTGCACCTGACGTGCTGAACCTGTAGAGC
The Ascochyta rabiei chromosome 17, complete sequence DNA segment above includes these coding regions:
- a CDS encoding Mannosyl-oligosaccharide 1,2-alpha-mannosidase, whose translation is MFRMRRYRVFLVFAVITVFALYRFSTSGATWREAASSAAGRLEDAAEDAVQFMHKPNLVAQETRKFEVDVPAATKKTPLQTPPPPPPLPTPPPPPAAPLNPPAGRKSSSAAPASSPVAIPKLPQQHLPTVPVPAPGQPHGQPANAIQPESMSVEPVHWSKLPENFPVPSQSMIKLPAGTSKPIKRIQFDFKPESPAARAERSAKLDAIRNVFKKSWKGYRELAWEHDELKPVSGEFKDPFAGWRATLVDALDTLWIMGLKEEFADAVKAVATIDFTTTSRADIPLFETTIRYLGGLLAAYDVSGKQYEILLDKAVELAELLYSAFDTPNRMPETYYYWRSQFAANAHRASSRVVLAEIGSLSMEFTRLAQLTGDNKYYDAVARITDHLEEFQNNTRLPGMWPIYLDASGCKMVAIDVPAQVPLNVPLEDVPTAEVESPTPVPTPTPTEHLSPDGKKMIPLDLPDPIVLTPNGVNPTWVPPKEGLEDPMLAALGSGAKMSALSALGRRQLDLDSRTPPKKASDLEADLLALQKGNTDRIQFDAASSTGPAVPAAPTCSPQGFASTLDYGSEEYTLGGMSDSTYEYLPKQWLLLGGQIEKYRTMYEWSMDVVKEHLIFRPMLPQGNDVLYSGKFNVHSSKDEPLVGDLQPENAHLTCFAGGMFGMGAKLFDRPEDLEIAKKLTDGCIYGYDMTVTGIMPEAYDAVLCDSRKECPWNETLYHELLDPRSDWRLENYQEQLQQYQIQLVSASSWYEEQMALYTAAPAPIENPIVAALPTPIPSYVYADTLDKRQMIDLLDDATHVNIEDTPGVPARPANPSPPAAVRSPAVPLNQNHESVMGGESEEGEGPPTRVQPSPAIPELAEPSRTMPAFPYLYSPVVPFTHKEYVKNRIEEERLPEGVVRIGSKNYILRPEAIESVWYMYRITGEAHWREAGWRMFEAVIKATTTEFGNSAIDDVTKTTPELNDSMESFWLAETLKYFYLLFADESLVSLDEWVLNTEAHPFRRPA